The following proteins come from a genomic window of Armatimonadota bacterium:
- a CDS encoding Xaa-Pro peptidase family protein, translating into MVGNTALRARLSTAQAALAAEGLGALICQQPENLVMLAGYWPVIGRSALLLPADSEPVLLAPEMERDALARTFINDVRTFPVWKLGDPSPEESLARGLRDVIAARGLSGLTVGVEQDPDEDLTPTQKVLEPWYPALPTERLLSSLGIKPVDASALLRRLRARKTAAELQRLRVASEIAAFGIRAFYKAVDDGRSEAAIAAEVEHTILTRGVGYKGTLYARGQALVFSGAERLFRVGWGFAPPTERRLARGDFVMLELSTVADGYYSDLTRMATVGPPSARQLELLEAVRAAQQAALSAIRPGVTGHVVDRAARGVLDARGLGSSFLHITGHGLGFRYHEAVPLLAPGADDPLTEGMVTSVEPGVYAPEFGGVRIEDNVVVTATGAELLSS; encoded by the coding sequence ATGGTAGGGAACACTGCTTTGCGGGCGCGCCTCTCCACAGCGCAAGCGGCACTGGCCGCGGAGGGCTTGGGAGCACTCATCTGCCAGCAGCCGGAGAACTTAGTGATGCTGGCGGGATATTGGCCAGTGATTGGCCGGTCGGCCCTGCTGCTGCCCGCCGACAGCGAGCCCGTGCTTCTGGCCCCGGAGATGGAACGCGACGCGTTGGCACGGACGTTCATCAACGACGTCCGAACCTTTCCCGTGTGGAAGCTGGGCGATCCTTCACCCGAGGAGAGCTTGGCTCGCGGGCTACGCGATGTCATCGCTGCCCGGGGACTGAGCGGTTTAACCGTCGGTGTAGAGCAGGACCCGGACGAGGATCTGACCCCGACGCAGAAGGTGCTGGAGCCCTGGTATCCTGCACTGCCGACGGAGCGCCTCCTTTCCAGTTTGGGTATCAAGCCGGTCGATGCTTCGGCGCTGCTGCGGCGCTTGCGGGCGCGAAAGACCGCAGCAGAACTGCAGCGGTTGCGCGTCGCCAGCGAGATCGCAGCATTTGGAATTCGCGCCTTCTACAAGGCCGTAGATGATGGGCGCAGTGAGGCTGCCATAGCGGCCGAGGTGGAGCATACCATCCTCACCCGGGGCGTGGGATACAAGGGGACGCTATATGCTCGAGGACAAGCCCTCGTCTTCTCGGGGGCGGAGCGTCTGTTCCGGGTCGGCTGGGGCTTTGCCCCCCCTACTGAGCGGCGGCTGGCCCGCGGAGACTTCGTTATGCTCGAACTCTCCACGGTTGCCGACGGCTACTACTCCGACCTGACGCGGATGGCCACCGTCGGGCCGCCTTCAGCGCGCCAGCTAGAGCTCCTGGAGGCGGTGCGGGCGGCGCAGCAGGCCGCTCTCTCCGCAATTCGTCCGGGGGTCACAGGACACGTTGTCGACCGAGCCGCGCGCGGCGTTCTGGATGCGCGAGGACTGGGAAGCTCTTTTCTTCACATCACCGGGCATGGCCTGGGGTTTCGTTATCATGAGGCTGTGCCGTTGCTCGCACCGGGCGCCGACGACCCGCTGACTGAGGGAATGGTGACGAGTGTCGAACCGGGGGTGTACGCTCCGGAGTTCGGCGGCGTACGCATCGAGGACAATGTGGTCGTCACTGCGACCGGGGCGGAGTTGCTCTCGTCCTGA
- a CDS encoding aldolase/citrate lyase family protein codes for MTQRYTLDNRVKKRLREGEVVIGYWLTLPAPSVAEILAGLPVDWLLVDLEHGPVGWETLEDMLRAMAGTPVVPMVRVPAGDPAVLKRALDRGPLGVVVPLVDSAEEAQRVVAACKYPPEGIRGVAGSRASRYGATLPEYFAAWNREVLVVCQVETVRAVEQVEEIAAVPGVDVLFVGPNDLSANLNRWRDLEFQGFRDAVDRVLEAARRHGKAAGVMCTGPEDALRRIAQGFRFVALSSDARLLAGAATAALEAVRRVPADPRD; via the coding sequence ATGACGCAGCGTTACACGCTCGACAACCGCGTGAAAAAGCGCCTGAGGGAAGGAGAGGTGGTCATCGGCTACTGGCTTACTTTGCCTGCCCCATCCGTGGCGGAGATCCTCGCAGGGCTCCCGGTGGACTGGCTCTTGGTAGATCTCGAGCACGGCCCGGTCGGCTGGGAAACCCTGGAGGACATGCTGCGCGCCATGGCCGGCACACCGGTCGTCCCCATGGTGCGCGTCCCAGCCGGAGATCCCGCGGTGCTGAAGCGGGCGCTGGACCGCGGGCCGCTCGGCGTCGTCGTACCCCTCGTCGACAGTGCAGAAGAGGCGCAGCGCGTCGTGGCTGCGTGCAAATACCCGCCCGAGGGGATCCGTGGCGTGGCGGGGAGCCGCGCGAGCCGGTACGGCGCCACCCTCCCGGAGTACTTCGCCGCGTGGAATCGCGAAGTCCTGGTCGTCTGTCAGGTCGAGACGGTGCGGGCTGTCGAACAGGTGGAGGAAATCGCCGCAGTCCCGGGCGTAGACGTCCTGTTCGTGGGTCCCAACGACCTCTCAGCAAACCTCAACCGATGGCGGGACCTCGAGTTCCAGGGCTTCCGGGATGCGGTGGACCGCGTCCTTGAGGCCGCCCGGAGGCATGGGAAGGCCGCCGGCGTGATGTGCACCGGGCCCGAAGACGCGCTGCGGCGGATCGCCCAGGGATTCCGGTTCGTGGCCTTGAGTTCGGACGCGCGCCTGCTTGCCGGCGCGGCAACCGCAGCTTTGGAGGCTGTGCGTCGGGTCCCGGCGGATCCCAGGGACTGA
- a CDS encoding thermonuclease family protein has product MNRLSARRWLRLSTLGLLVLSLGPAPVRTACTMPPQPDGLVAARVMRIVDGDTVRVALYGGGSWPLRLLGIDTPEVFQSEKLDRDARDSGRSKEAIQALGRLSSRYTRMHLDAKDVGLEFDVQRWDRFGRLLAHVWLSDGRLFNLQIVRDGYAQVLTIPPNVKYADLLLACQQEARRHNRGLWGR; this is encoded by the coding sequence ATGAACCGACTGTCGGCCCGGCGCTGGCTCCGCCTGAGCACCCTCGGGCTGTTGGTGCTGTCGCTGGGTCCCGCCCCGGTTCGCACGGCCTGCACGATGCCGCCACAGCCGGACGGGCTGGTCGCGGCCCGGGTGATGCGGATCGTGGACGGCGACACGGTGCGGGTCGCGCTGTATGGGGGTGGCAGCTGGCCGTTGAGATTGCTGGGGATCGACACGCCCGAGGTCTTCCAGAGCGAGAAACTCGACCGTGATGCGCGCGACAGCGGACGGTCCAAAGAAGCGATCCAGGCCTTGGGTCGGCTGAGCTCCAGGTACACCCGCATGCACCTGGACGCCAAAGACGTCGGCTTGGAGTTCGACGTTCAGCGGTGGGATCGCTTTGGCCGGCTGCTGGCGCACGTCTGGCTGTCGGATGGGAGGCTGTTCAACCTGCAGATCGTGCGCGACGGCTACGCACAGGTCCTGACCATCCCGCCCAACGTCAAGTACGCAGACCTGCTGCTCGCATGCCAGCAAGAAGCCCGCCGGCACAACCGCGGTCTATGGGGTCGCTGA